In Humulus lupulus chromosome 6, drHumLupu1.1, whole genome shotgun sequence, a single genomic region encodes these proteins:
- the LOC133785636 gene encoding uncharacterized protein LOC133785636, giving the protein MADKLRSIGSRYTWTNKQEAGARIFSMLDRVFKNEAWMDMFPHSEVLTNWDLISDHYFCLIKSTVTVLLGVKPFRFYNMWIEHKDFRSTVLNNWFQPLQAHGLSCIMRKLDKLKYVLRKFNKEAIGDVTINYSVAKEQFQQAQIALQQNPHSETLKDSVRTTGPDGFGAGFYKFLWKDIGDEISGAILGFFDKGKLPSEINNTTLSLIPKVENPSKAVDFRPISCCNTLYKCISKMIYDLIKGYNRRNISPRCVLKIYLSKAYNTIDWLFLENLLKALCFPSRFIHWIMVCLRGTTYSLMLNGRIQGKFIGRKGLRQWDPISPLLFVLVMKYLTRLLIQASHHKDFRFHPMSKNLNLVSLYFADDLVLFCKGNVRSVQILQDGFSQFSGASGLSMNLAKSHVYFGGLTVETKKDILDCLNIEEGSFPLKYLGIPLRPTKWKDGDCGIIIKKIHLRLHSWASCHLSFAGRAQLIYSILLGIRSYWMSIFLLPQSVTLEIDRLCRNFLWGSKGNRSKLHFIAWDHVCLSKSLGGIGFKEGLKWNKVVLAKYVWALSSKQDLIWVKWVNKIYLKGMNFWEYNLMADVSWYWRKLVHLRSFLTRCTLEDVASGRKIQLNNLYMLLLHQSKVRFAKVHILHKIANWLGISIWLSKFCEWIAWMDGRPKAISSNRVLFLIKASLKATLLGIARKKLGILEKTFLDSMNQL; this is encoded by the exons TCTGAAGTTTTAACAAATTGGGATTTAATTTCTGATCACTACTTTTGTCTTATTAAATCCACTGTTACTGTGTTGCTGGGGGTGAAACCTTTCAGGTTTTATAATATGTGGATAGAGCATAAGGATTTCAGAAGTACTGTGTTGAACAACTGGTTTCAACCTTTACAAGCTCATGGTTTGTCCTGCATAATGAGGAAATTGGATAAACTTAAATATGTGTTGCGTAAGTTTAATAAAGAAGCGATTGGAGATGTGACGATTAATTATTCAGTTGCTAAGGAGCAGTTTCAGCAGGCTCAGATTGCCCTCCAGCAGAATCCTCATTCAGAGACCCTTAAAGATTCTGTTCGGACTACTG GTCCGGATGGTTTTGGTGCTGGATTTTATAAGTTTCTATGGAAGGATATTGGAGATGAGATTTCAGGTGCTATTTTGGGATTCTTTGACAAAGGTAAGCTGCCTTCTGAGATAAATAATACTACTCTTTCTCTCATTCCCAAAGTGGAGAATCCTTCTAAGGCAGTGGATTTTAGACCGATTTCTTGCTGTAATACACTTTATAAGTGTATTTCAAAAATGATTTAT GACCTTATTAAAGGTTACAATCGTAGGAATATTTCCCCTCGGTGTGTTTTGAAGATTTATTTGAGTAAAGCTTATAATACTATTGACTGGCTATTCTTAGAGAACCTTTTGAAAGCATTATGTTTTCCTAGTAGGTTTATTCATTGGATAATGGTGTGTCTGAGGGGAACTACCTACTCGCTTATGTTGAATGGGAGGATTCAAGGGAAGTTTATTGGGCGGAAAGGGCTTAGACAATGGGATCCAATATCTCCCTTATTGTTTGTTCTTGTTATGAAATATCTTACTAGACTCCTTATTCAAGCCTCgcatcataaggatttcagattTCATCCCATGTCTAAAAATCTGAACTTGGTTAGTCTCTATTTTGCTGACGATCTGGTGTTATTTTGTAAAGGGAATGTTCGCTCTGTCCAAATTCTTCAGGATGGTTTTTCTCAGTTTAGTGGTGCTTCGGGTTTATCTATGAATTTGGCCAAATCTCATGTTTATTTTGGTGGTTTGACAGTTGAAACTAAGAAGGATATTCTGGACTGTCTTAACATTGAAGAGGGTTCTTTTCCTTTGAAGTATCTCGGTATCCCTCTCCGTCCTACCAAATGGAAGGATGGTGACTGTGGGATCATCATAAAAAAGATACATCTTCGGTTGCATTCTTGGGCTAGCTGTCATCTTTCATTTGCGGGTCGTGCTCAGCTCATTTACTCTATATTACTGGGTATTAGGTCctattggatgagtattttcTTACTTCCCCAAAGTGTCACTCTTGAGATTGATAGGCTTTGTCGGAATTTTCTCTGGGGTTCAAAAGGTAATCGAAGTAAACTGCATTTTATAGCTTGGGATCATGTTTGTTTGTCGAAAAGCTTGGGAGGCATTGGGTTCAAGGAAGGATTGAAATGGAATAAAGTTGTATTGGCCAAATATGTTTGGGCGTTATCTTCCAAACAAGATCTAATTTGGGTAAAGTGGGTTAATAAAATTTATCTCAAAGGTATGAATTTTTGGGAGTACAACCTAATGGCTGATgtgagctggtattggaggaagttgGTGCATCTGAGATCCTTTCTGACCAGATGTACTTTGGAGGATGTAGCTTCAGGTAGGAAGATTCAGTTGAACAATCTGTATATGCTGCTGCTTCATCAGAGCAAAGTGAGGTTTGCCAAAGTG CATATTTTGCATAAGATCGCTAATTGGTTGGGTATTTCTATATGGCTTTCCAAATTCTGTGAATGGATTGCTTGGATGGATGGGAGGCCTAAAG CTATTTCTAGTAATAGAGTTCTTTTTCTGATTAAGGCTAGCTTAAAGGCTACATTATTGGGTATTGCTAGGAAGAAGCTTGGAATACTTGAGAAGACTTTTCTTGATTCTATGAATCAGTTGTAa